The DNA segment TCTGGATTCTCTGGGTTGAGCGGGTTGTCTCTTGAGAACGACGTGTTCACCCTTTTCCTTGGcctctctcttcttggcGGCGTTGGACTTGACTCGGTCCAAGAACTCTTGTCGGCACTTGGAGTGCTTGATGTGCTCGATTCGGATGTTGACTCGCTTCTCGAGGTATCGGCCGTTGACTACCTTGTAGCAGATGACACCGACGGCTCGGGGGGTGACGTTGTAGACGATACCGGTTTTACCGTGGTAGACTGGTCATTCACTCGTCAAGGTCAGTGCGATGCCCGGAACTCGTGAcacatgacatgacaaaGAAAAGGCTAAGGCTAAACTCCAAACCACACTCACACTTGTGGGGCATACCCTTTTGTTGAGAGGCGTTGGCCTTGATGTCGACGATATCTCCGACTCGGTAGGTCTTGAGGAAAGTGGTCAAGTTAGGAGATCCATGTTCTGTTTATCCATCAATGCCAATTCCAATTTCAATCGGTATTCCATTATATCCATATCCGCAAAAGGCCATCATCCAATTGATTTCCACATTCCAACAGATATTCATTGATCGTTTAGTCCATTCCGACGAAAGTCATGTTGAGTGATGGTAGGATGGTAGAGTGACGATAGGGGAGGAGAGAGAGCGAAAGAGATAAGGGTACAGCGCAGGACATCTGTCAGCATCCCGCCCTCACGTCGATAAAGCACATCAACCCAAACCCACCCTTGAAGTTCCTAGAGAACATGTGACGAGTTCTCGCCCTTGAACCGAATGAGTGAGGCATTTTGAACGATCTATATTCCCAATTATAATGTCAGAACTCTCCTCCTTTCGTCTTTTCTGCCCAATTCCATCAAACTGAGAACAGCGAGGGCGACGTTGATAGTGATAAGTGGAAATTGACCAGTATTTGCTCGACGTTGCGGAATAGATTGGTCGGCGCTGGGAGTGAAGAGCGTGATACTGGTTGGTGACCTGACTTACCTCTTGCGTGGATCTGATAAAGTCGACGATAGAGATTGAGGATGCTTGAACTCAAGCTTTCATCAGGTGTGAAGTTGTGTAAGTGAATCCAGCGTCGACGAGCAGCAAACGAgtagcagcagcagcggtgAGTGGATGCAGCCAGGGTAGGGCAGGCAAAGGGGCAATTGTGAAAACTGCAAATCAAGCTACGGTGGAAACGGGATCAATTCGCCCTTGCAATCTATCGGCGTTAAGCGTTGACCGACGTTTTCGTGAAATCGAATATACCATTCTATAACGCCGCGGCATTATCTTCGTCTTTTACCAGTTGTATCAGGACGAGAATTATCGCATATGCGTACCACCGATTCTATTGCTCCGTTACTGGCTCTGCTTGCTCTGcctgcttgcttgcttgctgcCGCCTGACCACCTTCCATTCCCGTTGCACTGGTAGGAAATTTAACATAACATCGAATTGCATCAGCATTGTTagtcttcttcatccagcaaGTTTAAAGTGGGTCATACCTATCATCATTATCAACACCTCAAAGGACATCTAACTGACGTATAGCCTATAACTCTTGTTCCTCATCACCCTCGATAACCTCCTTTTCAACTTCGATAGATGGTCTCGTAAGTCGACGTTCCATATAACCCGGATGATATGAAGGAACTGGATAAACATGGAAAGCAGGTGCTGATGGATCATCATTCACTCGCCGCAGTGCTCCAAGAAAGCAATCCAAGACCTACAAGGTCCCAAAACGACCCTACGAGGCCGCTCGTCTCGATGCCGAGCTCAAGGTGGGTTTTCATCGATTTTGGCAAAGTACAATGGAAAGAGTGAAGGGGTTCGAGGCATGGTCTGTCAGAATGGggcaagggagaagagggaagcaGTGTGTCTCAGGAAGTCACAGCATCGACTCGTCAACATGACACAAGGATATGTGGATTAAGCGTGATCGGGCAgttgagaaggaggaccttgccttgcctcgTTACAGACCGTGAAGGAAATGGAAGATTGGCGTATAAGGTATACTGACATCCTCTTTTCCTGTTCCGTATAGCTCGCTGGTGAATACGGTCTCCGAAACAAGAGAGAGATCTGGAGAATTCAACTTACCCTCTCCAAGGTGAGTGTGTCTTCACAGCGTCCGAATGTCAAGGCATCTGTTGACTGAGACAATGACGATCGTCGAATAGATCCGAAGAGCTGCCCGAGAGCTCCTTAAGTTGGATGACAAAGACCCCAAGCGACTTTTCGAGGGTAATGCCTTGATCAGACGACTTGTGCGAATCGGTGTGCTCGATGACACCAGAATGAGACTTGATTACGTGTTGGCTCTTAAGACCGAAGATTTCTTGGAGAGACGATTACAAACTCAAGTATTCAAGCtcgggtgagtcgagtcggTTCTTTCTGAAGATGTGACGGATCATTTGTCGGCAATGgaaacgaagatgatcgtaGCGGAAAAAGAATCAAACTGATTTTGTGATCATGTTACCTTACCGCAGACTCGCCAAGTCTGTCCACCACGCCAGAGTCCTTATCAGACAACGACACATCCGAGTCGGTAAACAAATCGTCAACGTCCCTTCGTTCGTTGTCCGACTTGACTCTCAAAAGCACATCGACTACGCCCTCAACTCTCCTTACGGTGGTGGCCGAGCAGGTCGagtgaagagaaagagagccAAGGCTGCTGCcggtggtgatggtggtgacGATGccgaggaggatgacgagtaAATGTAGTATACAATTACACGTCAAACTCAAGGGATCTTTGTACCGGGAGGAATTTGGGATGCATTCCTTTTCATGATACTGAGTCATTCTACTGGATTCAACATATGGACAAAAGATACAGATGAAACAGAACCATGTTTACCATTGTGACCTCTGGAAATCACTCTCGTTGAACACCTTTCGTGCAAATAGGCTAGAGTATAGAATGGACTCCATTCGCGATATCATCCAAATCTTTCCCTTGCCATTGCTTTAAACCTGCACAAAATACCATTTGTATCAGCCAAAAGATCCAAATCTCTCTTTCAATGGGAGCCGAGACAGCAAATGACAATTTCCACTCACATATCCATCGTAGcattctctttcgcttttcgctcTTGCAGCCGCTCCGAATCCGCTGCTCGACGATCTTGCATGGCGAAATCCTTCTTATCTCTTCGACGAGCTTCAGCCTGTTCCCTCGCGCGCAAGCTGTAATCAgaatgatgtgatgtcagctgaatttCACTTCCTTCAGTGACCATCCTTTAGTGTTCAGCCTTTGATGTAATGATGCCTGATCTCTTCATGACTGAACGTATGTGTGTATATACACATCACATGGCAGGGGATGGCGAGGACGAGATACACTCAACTCACGCAGCAGCAAAACTACCCGTATCACCCATCAACGTCCCCTCGTCAACCTCCAGACCAGCCGTCATATCTTTATCCCTAAATTTCCTATTTTCCGCATTAGCAGCTCGGcgctcttccatcttgccctcttttcctcctgATTTCGGCACCAATTCGTCCGCGCGATTATACATGTCTTTCAAATGTGATTTCCGTTCTGCCTTGCGAGCGTCCTGCGCTAGTTCTGCGCCGTACTGTCtatcggatgaagagggtatAGAAGGTCCGATTGATGGTCCAGACCTCGACGGTCCGATCGATGGGCCAGCGAGATACATAGAGCTTCCCGGTTTAGTCGATGAGTGAGTGGAACGTTGAACGTCGGCACGAATCGACGAAAGGTTAGAAGCTGTATCTCCCCTCTCGGCGAAGGACCATTTGTAGCCTGTATTCTCGGATGCTTTTGTGCGAGAGGGCGGATGATATTGATCTGGTGTCAGAAGCCCATCGTTCCATCGCTGTAAATTGCGTTGTTGGGCGCTTGCATCAGCatttgatgaagaggagagcAGACCGAACGCGTAAAACGCAAAATGCAAGTCAAATCGCTGATGAGGGATGACGATTGAGCTACGTTGGGACGGTACTTACTCTCACAAACTTTCTGAAGTATTTGTGTGCCGAATCGGACGACATCTCATGGAGATACTGAGGTGGATCATGGTTGTCAGATTTCGGTGCTCCGAACAGCGATGCGAAGGAGATAGCCAGACTCGACTCAAatcgactcactttacccttctcttccttgagCCAATGCTTGAACTCGTTCGACTTGAGACTGGCATACTAACATCAGCCCCATAAGTCCAGGCAGAGTCGGCGTGAGTGATCATAGGCGATATCAAGATCTCATAATGATGAAAAGAGTGTGCGTGACGTAGAGGTGTACGGCAAAGGTGATTCGACTTACAAGtaatcatcctcatcgatctccTTAACGCCCATATCTCTCAGAtctacaccttcttcccctgaGTCGCTCtgccttccatctccatctctttctgcACCTCTGTCTCTTTTACGTGACCGCTTACGATCTCGCTCGTAGGgcgaagctgatcgatctttATATCTTCGCTCCTTGTCTCCGTCTCTGTCTCGCGACCGGTCGCGGGCTCGGTGAGATTTGGCATATTCGCGAGAGCCTGAGggtgatcttgatcgaggcATTGCGTGAGATCTTCCCGGGCCTTCTGGATCTCAGGTATTGTAATCGGACTTCTGCTTGGTTCGCTTGCCGCCAATCAGTCTATAGATGCGGACAGAATGTTTCATTGCAGCCGGGAGGATGGACaaaggcttcttcctcaacaGTCACTGCATGCAAGCGTCATGTTCTGGTTGCAACTTCCGCCGGAATCGAGTCACGTGTCTTCCGATTGGGTCGCCGGTCCTATCTCTCGACTCGACTATACGACTATACTGCTCCCTAATCACTTCCTGGAACTCATGCTGGGTTTTTGTCTATTATGGCCCGTCCAAATAGATCCAAGGCATACAAAGCCGACTGCCGGGACAGTCGCCGCAACGACAGCTGCGACATTACAGGCAGAGGCCTTCACTTCTCCTTTGTGCTGATATCCGTGATGGAATGTCATTCTCGTCTCCACCGTCCAAAGACAGACTCAAAGGTCTATCCGAAAGGAAGTATCGCTTGAAAGGtagaaggaaggaagcgTTACTTCTTTGTCTCTCTAGGTTTGCTTGACGTTACACAAATACATGAATAACGAGTCAACATCATATCGGTGAATACCTTCAGATgattcatcctcttccactgaCCTCGCACTGCTTTTATCAATTTGAATTCGATCAACA comes from the Kwoniella dejecticola CBS 10117 chromosome 11, complete sequence genome and includes:
- a CDS encoding 40S ribosomal protein S9 → MVSAPRKQSKTYKVPKRPYEAARLDAELKLAGEYGLRNKREIWRIQLTLSKIRRAARELLKLDDKDPKRLFEGNALIRRLVRIGVLDDTRMRLDYVLALKTEDFLERRLQTQVFKLGLAKSVHHARVLIRQRHIRVGKQIVNVPSFVVRLDSQKHIDYALNSPYGGGRAGRVKRKRAKAAAGGDGGDDAEEDDE
- a CDS encoding 60S ribosomal protein eL21 yields the protein MPHSFGSRARTRHMFSRNFKEHGSPNLTTFLKTYRVGDIVDIKANASQQKGMPHKFYHGKTGIVYNVTPRAVGVICYKVVNGRYLEKRVNIRIEHIKHSKCRQEFLDRVKSNAAKKREAKEKGEHVVLKRQPAQPRESRHVSINNNLPQTLTARPYETFI